From the Streptomyces sp. SN-593 genome, the window GTCGTCCAGCAGCGTCACGGTCTCGTCCAGGTGCTCCAGCACCTCGTCGGGCGCGAGCCCGGCCGACAGCAGCGCGCGGGCCTCCATGCTGAGCTGGCCCATGGCCGCCGCGGCCCCCAGGCCGTGGCCGACCACGTCGCCGACCACCAGCGCGGTACGACCGCCCGGCAGCGGAAAGCTGTTCACCCAGTCGCCGCCGACCCCGGCACTGTCCGGGGTGGTGGGCTGGTAGACGCTGGCGACCTCGATGGTGTCGCTGCCGGCCCGCGGCAGCAGCCGCCGCTGGAGCGCGAGCACCTGGGCGTGCTCGCGCTGGTGCTGGCGGGCCAGGTCGACGTGGTGCGCGGTCCGCGCGGCCAGTTCCTGGAGGTCGAGCAGTTCGCTGTCCCGGAAGGGGCGGTCCGGGCGCCGCCAGATCTCCGCCACGCCCAGCACCACCGGCGCGGCGCCGTCCTGGCCCTCCAGGACCAGCGGGATGCAGGCGAGGCTGGCGGGCCGGTCGCCGGGTACCAGGGCCCGGACCAGCCGCGGGTCGCCGAGCGCGCGCTCGATGGACTCCCGGTCGGGGATCACGATGGGCTTGGCGACGTCCTCGCGCTTGACGGCGACGGCCAGCAGCCGGTTCGCCTCGCCGGGGAGGTTGTCGCCGGGCGTCAGGTAGCCGTCCGGCCACGCCCGGTCCGGCACCAGCGCGGCCCGGCGCAGCCGGATGCGGCCGGGCGGCTGCTCGGTGACGGCCTCGCCCGTCCAGACCGCGTAGTCCAGGTCGATCGCGGCGACGTCGGCCCAGGCCAGCAGCGACTGGGCCAGCGACTGCGCGGTCTCGCCGATGTCCAGCGAGGTCCCGATGGCGGTCTCCGAGGCGTACAGGTGCAGCCGCTTGGCCATGGCGATCAGCGAGACCGTCAGCCCCTCCTGCGGCGCCGCGGCGGGCAGGATGCTCATGGAGACGACCAGTTCCGTGCCGTCGTCCCGCAGCAGCCGCTGCACCCGGGCGACGTGCGGCTCGCGGGTCTCGCTCACCTGGCGCAGCCGCCGGGTGACCGTGGGGATGTCACCGGGCGGCAGCAGGTCGGCGAAGGGCCTGCCGGGAGCCACGGTCAGCCCCGTGAACGCGGGCGCCTGGAGGTTGCAGCGGGTGATGTTCAGCTCGCGGTCGACGTCGACGGAACCGAGGATCTGCTCCTGGCTCTCGGTGACGGGCTCCGCGGCCGCGGCCCGGCCGCCGGGGCCCTGCGAGGCGGCAGGACCGGCCGCCGCCCGTCCGCCGTGCGGGCCATAGCTTCCCAGTGCGCGGCTGACCTGGTCGGACGGCAACGAAGACGAGGGGGATGGTGTCGAGTCCATACGCTCTCTCAGCTCGCTGGCCGGCCCCCGGCGCGTGGCCGGAGGCATACCCGAGGTTTTTGCGTGCGAAGAAGCCCCGAGATCCCCTACCGCACACCCATTGAATAACACTCGCAGCCGCTTTGCTCGCACGGTCGGTGACGCACGGGAACGCGTTGGTC encodes:
- a CDS encoding SpoIIE family protein phosphatase, yielding MDSTPSPSSSLPSDQVSRALGSYGPHGGRAAAGPAASQGPGGRAAAAEPVTESQEQILGSVDVDRELNITRCNLQAPAFTGLTVAPGRPFADLLPPGDIPTVTRRLRQVSETREPHVARVQRLLRDDGTELVVSMSILPAAAPQEGLTVSLIAMAKRLHLYASETAIGTSLDIGETAQSLAQSLLAWADVAAIDLDYAVWTGEAVTEQPPGRIRLRRAALVPDRAWPDGYLTPGDNLPGEANRLLAVAVKREDVAKPIVIPDRESIERALGDPRLVRALVPGDRPASLACIPLVLEGQDGAAPVVLGVAEIWRRPDRPFRDSELLDLQELAARTAHHVDLARQHQREHAQVLALQRRLLPRAGSDTIEVASVYQPTTPDSAGVGGDWVNSFPLPGGRTALVVGDVVGHGLGAAAAMGQLSMEARALLSAGLAPDEVLEHLDETVTLLDDADAGLAAGYSALGSTCCIAVYDPVGHQVVMSSAGHLPPVLVLPEGAAEILSVPPHPGLGTEFALREPFDTHTFPAPPGSLIALYTDGLVEDPAIPIDEGITRLAETVARVHPWDDLQQAARRLVTDLTARSHLRDDMTLLIARMTGRRKRDIATWRLPARADAASRARALAATRLRQWQTRDETRDNALLLISELVTNAVRFATGPVTVRLIKDAGGLLCEVGDTGNGRPRKGRTGLLDDSGRGLYVVHKVTTHWGVRWTDTGKVVWAELAW